Proteins from a single region of Ananas comosus cultivar F153 linkage group 3, ASM154086v1, whole genome shotgun sequence:
- the LOC109707441 gene encoding transcriptional regulator SUPERMAN-like has protein sequence MDRFGRSSRANNELWRYNQVGREGVDPLYGGFLGGLSWPPRSYTCSFCKREFRSAQALGGHMNVHRRDRARLRQSPPWDTSIPNPNPNPSPNLHLHDGSKPNIPNLNLAPPPNSTTNIDAKFCPATYTFSSLLSPLSFPRVSSSEPRCSNRDELSPVEVAKELFGAGRSKDLMVEKNGGAKEEVVGLDMEVTMCNDLEDDVDLELRLGYT, from the coding sequence ATGGATAGATTTGGTAGAAGCTCTAGAGCTAACAATGAGCTCTGGAGGTATAACCAAGTAGGAAGAGAAGGGGTAGACCCTCTTTATGGTGGCTTCTTAGGAGGTCTCTCATGGCCTCCAAGGTCATACACCTGTAGCTTTTGCAAGAGAGAATTTAGATCAGCTCAAGCCCTTGGAGGCCACATGAATGTGCACAGAAGAGATAGGGCTAGGTTGAGGCAATCTCCACCATGGGATACCTCAattcctaaccctaaccctaaccctagtcctAACCTTCACCTTCATGATGGCAGTAAACCTAACATTCCAAACCTCAACCTTGCACCACCTCCTAATTCCACCACCAACATTGATGCCAAGTTCTGCCCAGCAACCTACACGTTTTCGTCCTTGCTCTCTCCGCTCTCGTTCCCGCGGGTGTCTTCTTCGGAACCTCGGTGCTCGAATCGCGACGAGCTGAGTCCCGTCGAAGTGGCGAAGGAATTATTCGGAGCAGGACGGTCGAAAGATCTCATGGTTGAGAAAAATGGTGGTGCAAAGGAAGAGGTTGTGGGATTGGACATGGAGGTCACAATGTGCAACGATTTGGAGGACGATGTGGATTTAGAGCTTAGACTTGGGTacacataa